From a region of the Butyrivibrio sp. AE3004 genome:
- a CDS encoding hybrid sensor histidine kinase/response regulator encodes MKTGSIKKISGMILAAAFFAAFIGSSFPKIYVKSASNEAATDKHEEAEIAKTGGGYAASGQIPEVGFASVLYDATNGLPTSDANCVFSESDGYIWIGGYSGILQYDGDCFTRLDASSGLVNGRVIYEDKNNRIWVGTNDNGIVILDDEETIHITDEDGLPSSSIRGFGESNDKKMWVGTTDGVVYIDEEYRVHPIDDNRLDNQYIIRMTTDTDCKVYGNTRNGDAFCIFAGEVTEYISGKDMGIGGITTIYADQKHPGYVYLGGPGNKVYYGPFGKRITRYNEYPVAPLEGINWITEACDRIWVNSDTQIGYFDENKIFHVLTDIPLNSSIEMMVPDYQGNLWFCSTRQGVMKIVSSNFRNLTDISHQQKDVVNSTCIRDDELYIGTDSGLQIIDANEQIVENELTDYLKGTRIRCIVCDEDNNLWICTYTDDKGLIYYSKDNIIKCYTEGVGLSSNEVRCAATTDDRSVLVGTNGGVSVIKDGRVKKTYGENEGLTNTVILTIEEGDNNTILAGTDGGGIFEITRNGINRINRKNGLTSDVVLKIKWDEKHGVYWIITSNSIQYMKEGKIKNVDTFPFNNICDVYSDDNDILWVLSAYGVFTVKVREMLDNNVTDYRLSTIENGLTSVPTDNAYSTLSDSGILYISGRSGVCSVNVNNFFDQSSQIKIGVRSITINGEEIMPDANGDYVLPSNLGRVQISAAILDYSMANPLVHMYLDGAGDSGITATQNKLSALEYTGLKYGNYNLHIQIISPSSGDIYQEKVFRIVKKPHFVELTIIRILLAVALSIIVGFIVWRVMTGTVIRRQYEQIRAARDEAERANLAKSRFLANISHEIRTPINTIMGMDEMIMREDPTDVPKPYFLSMINYATDIRSATESLLNLINDLLDISKIESGKMHLVETEYDTIELIRSIVTMIRVRSEQKDLTFEINIDEKLPRKLYGDSGKIKQIILNLLTNAVKYTDEGGFTLKVLVAEMTEATCSIKISVKDTGIGVKAEDVDKLFTAYERLDEEKNKAIQGTGLGLDISRRFAELMNGQLWCESVYGKGSEFIFTLNQKIVDPEGIGKFIEHEEKAISGPYIPQFIAPDAEILVVDDNPMNLNVIKGLLKATRMFVTTASSGEECLEKIKYGSFNLVLLDHMMPGMDGIETLEHIRETHPDLPVYALTANAAAGGSAFYKSKGFDGYLPKPVDSVELEKAIMKHLPPEIMMKPEVNEAYVETEEFPEDKRWLNDVEGISSLFGIKNSGGITAFINSITLFYDTIDSNAEVIEKAYNSNDIRLFTVKVHALKSSCRIVGAMELSALAEKLENAGNKGDIEFINENTSTLLSDYRAYKEKLKGLGANETEDDSSKEFIPEDELMGAYEALKELVPQMDYDGVEMVLYELKNYKLPDGDKEKIAELEKLLKTFSWDEMEKLLG; translated from the coding sequence ATGAAGACCGGTAGTATAAAAAAGATTTCGGGAATGATATTGGCAGCAGCTTTTTTTGCTGCTTTTATAGGGAGTTCTTTTCCAAAGATATATGTAAAGAGTGCTTCTAATGAAGCTGCAACGGATAAGCATGAGGAAGCAGAGATTGCTAAAACGGGTGGTGGTTATGCTGCTTCCGGTCAGATACCGGAAGTGGGGTTTGCATCCGTTCTTTATGATGCAACAAACGGACTTCCTACATCTGATGCAAACTGTGTTTTTTCAGAGAGTGACGGATATATATGGATAGGTGGTTACAGCGGAATACTTCAATATGACGGTGATTGTTTTACCAGACTTGACGCATCCTCGGGACTCGTTAACGGGAGAGTTATATATGAGGATAAAAATAACAGAATCTGGGTAGGAACAAACGATAACGGAATTGTAATACTTGATGATGAAGAAACTATACATATTACCGATGAAGACGGATTACCATCATCATCCATCAGAGGCTTTGGGGAGAGTAATGATAAAAAGATGTGGGTAGGGACTACTGACGGTGTTGTGTACATTGACGAAGAGTACAGGGTTCATCCCATTGATGATAATCGCCTTGATAATCAGTATATTATCAGGATGACAACTGATACTGACTGTAAGGTTTACGGAAATACCAGAAATGGAGATGCTTTTTGCATATTCGCAGGAGAAGTGACTGAATATATTAGTGGAAAAGACATGGGGATAGGTGGCATTACCACTATTTATGCCGATCAGAAGCACCCTGGTTATGTGTATCTTGGGGGTCCCGGAAACAAAGTATATTACGGTCCTTTCGGCAAAAGAATTACAAGGTACAATGAATACCCGGTTGCTCCTTTGGAGGGGATTAATTGGATAACCGAAGCTTGTGACAGAATATGGGTAAACTCTGACACACAGATAGGATATTTTGATGAAAATAAAATCTTTCATGTTCTTACAGATATACCGTTAAACAGCTCCATAGAGATGATGGTTCCCGATTATCAGGGGAATCTGTGGTTCTGTTCAACAAGACAGGGCGTCATGAAAATTGTCAGCAGTAATTTCAGAAATCTTACGGATATTTCTCATCAGCAAAAGGATGTGGTAAATTCCACCTGTATAAGGGATGATGAACTGTATATCGGTACGGATAGCGGCTTACAGATAATAGACGCTAATGAGCAGATCGTGGAGAATGAACTGACAGATTACCTTAAAGGGACAAGAATCAGATGTATAGTCTGTGATGAAGATAATAATTTGTGGATATGTACTTATACCGATGATAAGGGACTTATCTATTACTCAAAAGACAATATCATAAAATGCTATACAGAGGGTGTAGGCCTGTCAAGCAATGAAGTAAGATGCGCAGCGACGACAGATGACCGCTCGGTACTTGTGGGGACTAATGGGGGTGTCTCCGTAATAAAGGATGGCAGGGTAAAGAAGACCTATGGTGAAAATGAAGGACTTACAAATACTGTAATCCTTACCATTGAAGAGGGAGATAATAATACTATTCTTGCCGGAACCGACGGTGGTGGCATTTTTGAAATAACAAGGAACGGAATAAACAGGATAAACCGGAAAAACGGTCTTACCAGTGATGTTGTCCTGAAAATAAAGTGGGATGAGAAACACGGTGTTTACTGGATTATTACATCAAATTCCATTCAGTATATGAAGGAAGGTAAAATTAAGAATGTAGACACCTTCCCGTTTAATAATATTTGCGATGTCTATTCTGATGATAATGATATTTTGTGGGTACTTTCAGCTTATGGGGTATTTACTGTAAAAGTGCGGGAAATGCTTGATAACAATGTTACCGATTACAGATTAAGTACGATAGAAAACGGTCTTACCAGTGTGCCTACGGACAATGCATACAGCACTTTGAGTGATTCGGGAATACTGTATATTTCCGGAAGAAGCGGTGTATGCAGTGTTAATGTAAACAATTTTTTTGATCAGTCTTCACAAATAAAAATCGGAGTAAGATCCATAACAATAAATGGTGAAGAGATCATGCCTGATGCAAATGGGGATTATGTACTGCCTTCAAATCTGGGAAGAGTACAGATAAGTGCAGCAATACTTGATTATTCCATGGCAAATCCCCTGGTTCACATGTATCTTGATGGTGCCGGAGACAGCGGTATTACTGCTACCCAGAACAAACTGTCTGCTCTTGAATATACAGGACTTAAATACGGAAACTATAATCTTCACATACAGATAATCAGCCCTTCAAGCGGAGATATTTATCAGGAGAAGGTATTCAGGATAGTTAAAAAGCCTCATTTTGTGGAGCTTACGATTATCAGGATACTTTTGGCTGTTGCTCTTTCAATTATTGTCGGATTTATCGTGTGGAGAGTTATGACAGGGACTGTCATAAGAAGGCAGTATGAACAGATAAGGGCAGCCAGGGATGAGGCAGAGAGAGCTAATCTTGCAAAATCCAGATTTCTGGCCAATATTTCACATGAGATCAGAACACCTATAAATACAATTATGGGAATGGATGAAATGATAATGAGAGAGGATCCGACTGATGTGCCAAAGCCATATTTTCTCTCAATGATAAATTATGCCACTGACATAAGGAGTGCAACAGAATCACTTTTAAATCTGATAAACGATCTTCTTGATATATCAAAAATCGAATCCGGCAAAATGCACCTTGTGGAGACTGAATATGATACTATTGAATTAATAAGATCTATAGTTACGATGATACGGGTGCGTAGCGAGCAGAAGGACCTTACATTTGAGATCAATATAGATGAAAAACTGCCCAGAAAGCTTTATGGCGATTCCGGAAAGATCAAGCAGATAATACTTAATCTTTTGACAAATGCGGTTAAATATACTGATGAAGGTGGTTTTACACTAAAGGTGCTTGTGGCAGAGATGACGGAAGCCACCTGCAGTATAAAAATATCCGTTAAGGATACGGGTATAGGTGTAAAGGCTGAGGATGTAGATAAACTTTTTACAGCTTATGAAAGACTGGATGAAGAAAAGAACAAGGCTATTCAGGGAACCGGACTGGGACTTGATATATCCAGGCGTTTCGCAGAGCTTATGAATGGACAGCTTTGGTGCGAAAGCGTATATGGAAAAGGGTCTGAGTTCATTTTTACCCTGAACCAGAAGATTGTTGATCCTGAAGGAATAGGCAAGTTTATTGAACATGAGGAAAAGGCAATAAGCGGACCGTACATACCTCAGTTTATAGCTCCGGATGCGGAGATCCTTGTGGTTGACGACAATCCTATGAACCTGAATGTTATAAAAGGACTTCTTAAGGCTACCAGGATGTTCGTAACTACTGCTTCAAGCGGAGAGGAATGCCTTGAAAAGATAAAGTACGGCAGCTTTAACCTGGTACTTCTTGATCATATGATGCCCGGCATGGATGGTATTGAAACCCTTGAGCACATTAGGGAAACACATCCTGATCTTCCTGTATATGCTCTTACCGCGAATGCGGCAGCAGGCGGATCTGCTTTCTATAAATCCAAAGGGTTTGACGGATATCTGCCAAAGCCTGTGGACAGCGTAGAGCTTGAAAAAGCAATAATGAAGCATCTGCCTCCCGAGATAATGATGAAGCCTGAAGTTAATGAAGCCTATGTGGAAACTGAGGAATTCCCTGAAGATAAACGATGGCTTAATGATGTAGAAGGCATATCTTCTTTATTTGGAATAAAAAACTCCGGAGGAATTACTGCTTTTATTAATTCTATAACGCTATTTTATGATACGATAGATAGTAACGCAGAGGTTATTGAAAAAGCATATAACAGTAATGATATAAGATTATTTACAGTGAAGGTACATGCGCTTAAGAGCTCCTGCAGAATTGTTGGTGCAATGGAGCTTTCCGCACTTGCGGAAAAACTTGAGAATGCAGGTAACAAAGGCGATATTGAGTTTATAAATGAAAATACATCTACGCTTCTGTCTGATTACAGAGCATATAAGGAAAAGCTTAAAGGACTTGGAGCTAATGAGACTGAAGATGATTCTTCAAAGGAGTTTATACCGGAAGATGAACTGATGGGGGCATACGAAGCGCTAAAAGAGCTTGTACCGCAGATGGACTATGACGGAGTTGAAATGGTACTTTATGAACTTAAGAACTATAAGCTTCCTGATGGAGATAAAGAGAAAATCGCTGAACTTGAGAAACTGCTTAAAACCTTTAGCTGGGATGAAATGGAAAAACTGCTTGGATAA
- a CDS encoding response regulator, with amino-acid sequence MGDKNDLVTKKHNAVIIIITTASMGVLLESILQGWEFWMPPLIFLGIIICWGIHVRNHLEMRLREKIYISFSMLVAFYHGAHATGFYDAVIFSMLLMVTTAMLKREEFLIFIMGEFFAIMLMQIIYAVGTNAIEFNSIVISRLVFQGLLEICCYRALKTILKSERVVEDELESKYSNEETDSIGLEDFLVNISHELRTPVNVINGMTTLILKKERSDDVIAIRNAGVRLSQQIEDIQDYSEIQRGDARLEEDRYEISSVLNDIVANYNIFAKNDKIEFVIDLDPNLPACLRGDSVKIRKIMDHLLDNAFKFTSEGGVYLKISGIKKDYGINLTIEVSDTGIGMTESDIERITRGRYQVNKRRNRSTGGIGLGLSIVFGFARLMKGFVSIESERRKGTCVRVSIAQEIIDHSPCMSVADKRFINIAFYFIPNKYKYSAVNEYYKALGSNFAAGLRLNLYGVPSLTELKRYIDRGKITHVFIGIEEYDLDPEYFETIAQGNITVAVSSRYDFLRPRNSGIIRIAKPASGYQMLRVLNGDIYPANILPEEGRPVLDGLRALIVDDEPMNLVVASGLFKEYKMNIEVANSGAEAIAKYSQSFYDIIFMDHMMPEMDGIEAMKELRKIAAQNNRSVCVIALTANAISGAREMFLKEGFDGFISKPINLNAFERVMNRILRNGNIRGRGGAI; translated from the coding sequence GTGGGAGATAAAAACGATCTTGTTACCAAAAAACATAATGCCGTTATCATAATCATAACCACCGCCAGCATGGGTGTATTATTGGAAAGCATCCTGCAGGGATGGGAATTTTGGATGCCTCCGCTTATATTTTTGGGAATCATTATCTGCTGGGGTATTCATGTAAGAAACCATCTGGAAATGCGCCTTAGGGAAAAAATCTATATATCCTTTTCCATGCTGGTAGCTTTCTATCATGGCGCACATGCGACCGGGTTCTATGATGCTGTCATTTTCTCTATGCTGCTTATGGTGACTACAGCAATGCTTAAGAGGGAAGAATTTCTGATATTCATTATGGGGGAATTCTTTGCAATTATGCTTATGCAGATAATTTATGCTGTGGGTACCAATGCTATCGAGTTTAATTCTATTGTTATTTCAAGATTGGTTTTTCAGGGATTATTGGAAATATGCTGCTACAGAGCTCTTAAGACTATACTGAAAAGTGAACGCGTTGTTGAAGATGAGCTTGAAAGCAAATACAGCAATGAGGAGACAGACAGTATCGGACTTGAAGACTTTCTTGTCAACATTTCTCATGAACTTAGAACACCTGTAAATGTAATAAACGGTATGACCACCCTCATCCTGAAAAAAGAAAGAAGCGATGATGTTATCGCCATCAGGAATGCGGGAGTACGCCTTTCACAGCAGATAGAGGATATTCAGGACTACAGTGAGATACAAAGAGGAGATGCAAGGTTAGAGGAGGACAGATATGAAATTTCTTCTGTGCTGAATGATATAGTAGCAAATTATAATATTTTCGCTAAGAACGACAAGATTGAATTTGTTATCGATTTGGATCCGAATTTGCCCGCATGTCTTCGGGGAGATTCTGTAAAAATTCGTAAGATAATGGATCATCTTCTGGACAATGCCTTCAAGTTTACAAGTGAGGGCGGAGTCTATCTGAAAATTTCAGGAATAAAAAAAGACTATGGCATAAATCTTACAATTGAAGTATCTGATACCGGCATAGGTATGACTGAAAGTGATATTGAAAGAATAACCAGAGGACGATATCAGGTAAATAAGAGGCGAAACAGAAGCACAGGCGGCATAGGCCTTGGACTTTCCATTGTATTTGGTTTTGCACGCCTTATGAAAGGATTTGTAAGTATTGAGAGTGAGAGACGTAAGGGGACATGCGTACGTGTCAGCATAGCTCAGGAAATAATCGATCATTCACCGTGTATGAGTGTTGCTGACAAGAGATTTATCAATATAGCATTCTATTTTATCCCGAACAAGTACAAATATTCAGCTGTTAATGAATACTACAAGGCACTTGGCTCGAACTTTGCTGCCGGACTACGTCTTAATCTTTATGGTGTTCCCAGCCTGACTGAGTTGAAACGATATATAGATAGGGGAAAGATTACTCATGTGTTTATAGGAATTGAAGAATATGACCTTGATCCTGAGTACTTTGAGACAATAGCGCAGGGCAATATCACAGTGGCTGTATCAAGTCGCTATGATTTTCTGCGTCCAAGGAATAGCGGTATTATCCGTATAGCAAAGCCTGCAAGTGGGTATCAGATGCTAAGAGTGTTAAACGGAGATATTTATCCAGCCAATATCCTGCCTGAAGAAGGAAGGCCGGTGCTTGACGGACTTCGTGCCCTCATCGTTGATGATGAACCTATGAACCTTGTTGTGGCCAGCGGACTTTTTAAGGAATACAAAATGAATATTGAGGTCGCAAACAGCGGAGCAGAAGCTATTGCCAAGTACTCACAGTCATTTTATGACATCATATTTATGGACCATATGATGCCTGAAATGGATGGTATTGAAGCTATGAAAGAGCTGAGGAAGATTGCTGCACAGAACAACAGGAGTGTTTGCGTTATTGCCCTTACGGCAAATGCCATAAGCGGTGCAAGGGAAATGTTCCTGAAGGAAGGCTTTGATGGCTTTATAAGTAAACCTATTAATCTAAATGCGTTTGAGAGAGTCATGAACCGCATTTTGAGAAATGGCAATATCCGTGGCAGAGGAGGTGCAATATGA
- a CDS encoding response regulator: MKKNRIMVIGEKETFLVKVLIQKIKDAEMDGIFKKWEIDSINAGWEGSDLIVPYMTDGDRPSEEVLRFLIDKLTDDHMEMIPIGEKSDIKYIEDHVPADLVYRSFTRPVDNAEFVRTVNELFSKAAMGEFKKSILVVDDDANYLGLVREWLRETYKVSMATSGMQAIKWLGKNKADLILLDHEMPVTTGPQVLEMLRSDEETKNIPVMFLTGKSDKESVMSVVSLKPEGYFLKTIGRQELLDKLQNFFLLHR; encoded by the coding sequence ATGAAAAAAAACCGGATTATGGTTATTGGAGAGAAGGAGACTTTCCTCGTCAAAGTACTCATCCAGAAAATAAAGGATGCGGAAATGGACGGTATATTTAAAAAATGGGAAATCGACAGTATTAATGCGGGATGGGAAGGAAGCGACCTTATCGTTCCTTATATGACTGACGGAGACAGACCAAGCGAAGAAGTCCTCAGATTCCTTATTGATAAGCTGACTGATGACCATATGGAGATGATTCCCATCGGCGAGAAAAGTGATATTAAATATATCGAAGATCACGTTCCGGCAGACCTTGTTTATCGGAGCTTTACACGTCCTGTTGATAATGCGGAGTTTGTTCGGACTGTAAACGAGCTGTTCAGTAAGGCTGCGATGGGCGAGTTTAAGAAGAGCATTCTTGTAGTGGACGATGATGCAAATTATCTCGGACTTGTCAGAGAATGGCTTCGTGAAACATATAAGGTATCAATGGCAACCTCAGGCATGCAGGCAATTAAGTGGCTTGGCAAAAACAAGGCTGATTTAATCCTGCTTGACCACGAGATGCCTGTTACAACCGGTCCTCAGGTTCTTGAAATGCTTAGAAGTGATGAGGAAACAAAGAATATACCGGTAATGTTTCTTACAGGTAAAAGTGATAAGGAAAGCGTTATGTCGGTAGTTTCTCTTAAGCCCGAGGGTTATTTTCTTAAGACTATAGGGAGACAGGAACTTCTGGATAAGCTTCAGAATTTCTTTTTATTACACAGATAA
- a CDS encoding HD-GYP domain-containing protein, protein MFELLRACQLDIMLVLAGICGVTAAYTILAKNMTPRRKACIAYLQLSGMILMIADRLAYIYRGDESTLGFWMVRITNFLVYFMSFAILHAFNLYLSDVLREKDCLGFVPFSLRIVEIIISVGELFLVVSQFTGWLYTFDETNHYHRASGLMFFYLFPFATMIIFLCTIIKYHGNLRRRLRIGFLFFATAPIIATAAQIFLYGLSLTNITIVVISIMIYTFSLIDLNDMAELAYKKEVDYLRKERKSIKNLFDQTAMALVSAIDAKDKYTHGHSSRVAEYARRIAVEYGMNDKECDEVYYAALLHDVGKIGVSDEIIEKASGLTDEEYEEIQQHVYIGSEILSSITEFPYLSIGAKYHHERYDGKGYPDKLRGDDIPVIARIIAVADAYDVMTSKRKYRDASPQEKVREEIIKGTGTQFDPVFAKIMLHLIDIDEEYEMQEKTNLKELAGRNELHPVEYRSEVSEGILINQYTTKIHMKCETEEDLGNQFSMPALLLFDSLDGRIYNEAKKIEELNYFEFGEIWFDGNKVCSGARDIQTQIKVLEKQGPVIEKKSVTEYDVEAVKIKDHAKITISSKYKIVEAIIALPNASRFMYISLTGEHCHITDVVISKADEPIDENYIPRIAEEISYINTIVGDVPNIQVDGYHMAITDGVPIRDGMRIDFHAMSLPTARLVWHCPHIIFFYSDDKKVNGPNYKEFALIRLDGEYWESNGSSENKMVTNILDDFENWDVWKEFNKKGYDCELKFTRFGNRITLTTVNGGISIRNVTNVYDNPEEIYVALTGDQVALTEIRYL, encoded by the coding sequence ATGTTTGAATTATTGCGTGCATGTCAATTGGATATTATGCTGGTCCTCGCGGGGATTTGCGGGGTAACAGCTGCATACACCATATTAGCAAAAAATATGACGCCAAGGAGAAAGGCTTGCATAGCATATCTTCAGTTATCCGGGATGATTCTGATGATCGCTGACAGACTGGCGTATATTTATCGCGGTGACGAATCAACACTTGGCTTCTGGATGGTCAGGATAACCAACTTTCTTGTGTACTTTATGTCATTCGCGATTCTGCATGCCTTCAATCTCTACCTGTCTGATGTCCTTAGGGAAAAGGATTGTCTTGGCTTTGTGCCTTTTAGTTTAAGAATCGTTGAGATTATTATTTCCGTGGGTGAGCTATTTCTTGTAGTCTCACAGTTTACCGGCTGGCTTTATACCTTTGATGAAACCAATCATTATCATAGAGCGTCGGGACTTATGTTTTTTTACCTGTTCCCATTTGCTACAATGATAATCTTTTTATGTACGATAATAAAATATCACGGTAATCTTAGAAGGAGATTGCGGATAGGATTTCTGTTTTTTGCGACAGCTCCTATCATAGCTACTGCGGCTCAGATTTTTTTATACGGGCTTTCTCTCACAAATATCACGATAGTTGTGATCTCTATAATGATCTATACGTTTTCTCTTATTGATCTCAATGACATGGCTGAACTTGCTTATAAAAAAGAAGTTGATTATCTTCGAAAAGAACGAAAGAGCATAAAAAACCTTTTTGATCAGACTGCAATGGCTCTTGTAAGCGCTATTGATGCAAAAGATAAATATACTCACGGACATTCTTCAAGGGTTGCGGAATATGCAAGGAGAATTGCCGTGGAGTACGGCATGAACGATAAGGAATGTGATGAAGTATATTACGCTGCGCTATTGCATGATGTAGGCAAAATCGGGGTTTCCGATGAGATAATCGAAAAGGCAAGTGGACTTACAGATGAGGAATATGAGGAAATTCAGCAGCATGTATATATCGGGAGCGAAATACTTTCAAGTATTACCGAGTTCCCATATCTTAGTATCGGGGCAAAATATCACCATGAAAGATACGACGGAAAGGGCTATCCCGATAAGCTAAGAGGCGATGACATACCTGTGATAGCCAGGATAATTGCGGTTGCCGATGCCTATGATGTGATGACCTCAAAGAGAAAGTACAGAGATGCAAGTCCGCAGGAAAAGGTCAGGGAAGAAATAATAAAGGGAACCGGTACACAGTTTGATCCCGTATTCGCCAAGATCATGCTTCATCTTATCGATATCGATGAAGAATACGAGATGCAGGAGAAGACGAATTTAAAAGAGCTTGCGGGAAGAAATGAGCTTCATCCTGTGGAATACAGAAGTGAAGTATCAGAAGGAATACTGATAAATCAATATACTACAAAAATTCATATGAAATGTGAGACAGAGGAAGATCTTGGTAATCAATTCAGCATGCCTGCACTTCTTTTGTTCGATTCACTTGATGGACGTATTTACAATGAAGCCAAAAAGATTGAAGAACTGAATTATTTTGAATTTGGTGAAATTTGGTTCGATGGTAACAAGGTCTGCAGCGGAGCCAGGGATATTCAGACTCAGATAAAGGTCTTGGAGAAGCAGGGGCCTGTTATAGAGAAAAAGAGTGTAACAGAGTATGATGTTGAAGCGGTAAAAATCAAGGATCATGCCAAGATCACGATAAGCAGTAAATACAAGATTGTGGAGGCGATCATTGCACTTCCTAATGCTTCAAGGTTTATGTATATTTCCCTTACAGGAGAGCATTGTCATATAACCGATGTAGTTATAAGTAAGGCAGATGAGCCTATAGATGAAAATTATATCCCTCGAATTGCTGAGGAGATAAGCTATATCAACACGATAGTCGGTGATGTTCCCAACATACAGGTTGACGGCTATCATATGGCTATCACTGACGGTGTTCCAATCAGGGATGGAATGAGAATTGACTTCCACGCCATGAGTCTTCCTACAGCCAGGCTTGTGTGGCATTGTCCGCATATTATATTTTTCTACTCCGATGATAAAAAGGTAAACGGGCCGAATTACAAAGAGTTTGCGCTTATAAGACTTGATGGTGAGTACTGGGAGTCAAACGGATCATCGGAAAATAAGATGGTTACAAACATCCTTGATGATTTTGAAAATTGGGATGTATGGAAGGAATTCAACAAGAAGGGCTATGACTGTGAGCTGAAATTTACCAGGTTTGGAAACAGGATCACCCTTACGACAGTAAATGGTGGAATTTCAATACGAAATGTCACAAACGTTTACGATAATCCCGAGGAGATTTATGTTGCGCTCACAGGCGATCAGGTAGCACTTACAGAGATAAGATATCTGTAA